From Bradyrhizobium erythrophlei:
AAGCGCAGGCGGTTCGCGAGCGAGCCGCCATAGGCGTCGGTGCGGTTATTGGTGAGCGGCGAAATAAAACTCGCCAGCAGGTAGCCGTGGGCGCAATGCAGCTCCAGCATGTCGAAGCCGCAGGCCTCGCCGCGCAGGGCGGCCTGAACGAAGGCCGCCTTCACGGCGTCCATCGCGGCGCGGTCCATCTCGCGCGGCACCTGGCTGTCCGGGAAATAGGGAATCGGCGACGCCGAAATGACGTCCCAGCCGCCCTCTTCCAGCGGCCGATCCATGCCGTCCCACATCAATTTGGTGGCGCCCTTGCGGCCGGCATGGCCGAGCTGAAGGACGATCTTCGCCGCGGAATTGGCGTGGACGAAATCAACGATCCGCCGCCACGCGGCTTCCTGCTCGTCGTTCCACAGCCCGGCGCAGCCCGGCGTGATGCGGGCGTCACGGCCGACACAGGTCATTTCGGTGAAGATCAGACCGGCGCCGCCGATGGCGCGCGAGCCGTAATGCACCAGATGGAAATCGCCGGGCACGCCCTCCTTCGCCGAATACATGCACATCGGAGAGACCACCGCGCGGTTGGCAAGCGTCATCTCGCGCAGCCGCAGCGGCTGAAACATCGGCGCCAGCGGTTTCCTGAGGTCAACGTTGAAGCCCTTGGCTTGAACCTGTTTCGCAAACGCCTTGTCGACCTCGCTGACAAAATCCGGTGCCCGCAGCGTGAGATTATCGTAGGTAATCGCCTTGGCGCGGGTCATGACGCCAAAAGCGAACTGCACCGGATCGAAATCCCAGAAGCGGTCGACGTGCTCGAACCAGACCAGCGACACGTCGGCGGCGTGCTGGGTCTTCTCCACCTCCTCGCGGCGGCCGGTCTCGTATTCCTCCAATGCGGCTTCGAGGGTCGGCGCCCGATGCATGGCATCGGCCAGTGCGATCGCGTCTTCCATCGCAAGCTTGGTGCCGGAACCGATCGAGAAATGCGCGGTCGCCTTGGCGTCGCCCAGCAGCACCATGTTATCCTTGACCCAGCGCTTGCTGCGGATCATCGGAAAATTGCGCCACATCGAGCGGTTGATGAGGAGCTGATGTCCGTCGAGGAACCAGTCGAAGATCTCGGCCATCCGGTCGGCCGATTGCCGCTCGTCCAGGCCCTCGAGCCCGGCACGCTTGAAGGTCTCGGGATCGGTCTCGAAGATCCAGGTCGAGTGTCCCATTTCGTACTGGTAGGCGTGGGCGATGAAAGGGCCCCACTCGGTCTCCTGAAAAATGAAAGTGAAGGCATCGAGCGGCCGGGTCGAACCCATCCAGGCGAACTTGTTGGAGCGAAGGTCGATTTCGGGCTGGAAATGCTCGATATATTTGTCGCGGAAGCGGCTGTTGATGCCGTCGGCCAGCACCACCAGATCGGCATCGGCGAAGCGGGCCTCATCCTCGATGTCGGCTTCGAACAGCTGGGCGACGCCGAGTTCGCGCGCCCGCTCCTGCAGGATCAACAGCAGCGTGCGGCGCGAGCAGCCGCAGAAACCATTGCCGCCGACCCGGTGCACCGTGCCGCGGAAGTGCACGGCGATATCGTCCCAATAGGCGAACTGCTCGGTGATGCGGCGATAGCTCGGAGCGTCGTATTTCTCGAAATTGTCCAGCGTCGCATCGGAAAACACCACGCCGAAGCCGAACGTATCGTCGGCGCGGTTGCGCTCATAGACCGTGATCTCGGCCTCCGGCCGCTGCTTCTTCAGCAGGATCGCGGAATAGAGGCCGGCCGGCCCACCGCCGATGATTGCGATCTTCATGAGAGCCTCCGGCGCAGCGGGACCAATCCAATTATTTTAAACCTAAAACAATTTGGCTGGCAAGCCCCCGCCGGACGGCTCAATTGCCCTGAAACACCGGCTTCGCCTTGTTGGAAAACGCCTCGAACGCCCGGGCGAAATCGGCCGTGGTCATGCACAGCGCCTGCGCGACCGCCTCGGCCTCGATCGCTTCCTCTACCGACATCGCCCATTCCATCGCCAGCATCCGCTTGGTCATGGTGTTGGCGAAGGTCGGCCCCGCGGTGATTTCTTTGGCCAGAGACTGCGCCTGCGCCAGCACCTGATCCGGCGCGACAATACGGCTGAAGAACCCCCAGCGCTCGCCCTCCTCCGCGGTCATGAAGCGGCCGGTATAGAGCAGTTCCGAGGCGCGGGACTGTCCGATGATGCGCGGCAGGATCGCGCACGCGCCCATGTCGCAGCCGGCAAGCCCGACCTTGTTGAACAGGAATGCGACCTTGGCGCCGGTAGCCGCCAGCCGCAGGTCGGAGGCCATGGCGACGATCGCGCCGGCGCCGGCGCAGATACCTTCAACGGCAGCCACGATCGGCTGCGGACACGCCCGCATTGCCTTGACGAGATCACCGGTCATGCGGGTGAAAGCGGTAAGACCCTTGGTATCCATCTTCACCAGCGGGCCGATGATCTCGAACACGTCGCCTCCGGAAGAAAAATTGCCGCCGGCGCCGGTCACGACGACCGTCTTGATCTCATCGTCCATCGCGCAGGCGCGAAAGAAATCCGTGAGTTCCCGGTAGCTTTCGAAGGTGAGCGGATTCTTTCGCTCCGGGCGGTTCAGCGTCACCGTCGCCACGCCATCCACCACGTCAAGCAGGAAATGCCTGGGCGAATATTGCGAAAGCGGCAGCGTGACGGGATTGGCGGGCGTGTTCATGGGATCTCCCTTGCAGGTCGTTCGTTGTTGTTGCGCGCGGTCGACGCTTTCCTAGACTTCTCCGCCGGCCACCGCGATGGCCTGTCCGGTAATCGCGCTTGCTCCTTCGCCGCACAGCCACAGCACGGTGTCGGCGACTTCGGCAGGAGCGACGATACGGCCTTGCGGATTGTGCCGGGAAAGGTCGGCGACGGCCTGCTCATGGCTGCGCCCGGTCTTCTTCATGATGTTGTCGATGCTGCCGGCGAGCAAATCGGTATCGGTAAAGCCGGGACATACCGCGTTGACGGTCACGCGGGTGCTGGCGAGTTCCAGCGCCAGCGAGCGCGTGAGCCCGACCACCGCGTGCTTGGCCGCGCTATAGGCGCTGGCATAGGCGTAGCCCCTGAGGCCGGCGGTCGAGGCGATCGCGACAATGCGGCCATAGGGGCGGTCCTTCATCCCCGGCAGCACGGCCTGGACGGCATGAACCACGCCCATGAAATCGACATCCATCATGCGCCGGAACAGCGCGGCATCGGATTTTGCAAACGGCGCGGATTCCGCAACGCCGGCATTGGCGATCAATATATCGATCGGCTGGCGGCTAGCGGCCTCCGCAATCGCGGCGTTGACCGCGGCCTGGTCGGCGACATCGGCGACGCCCGCAAAATGCGCGTCGCCGGCAGCGACGGCTTCATCCAGCGTTGCACGATTGCGGCCAAGCACCGTGACGGTTGCGCCCGCGCGTACCAGCGCCGACGCGATGGCGCGGCCGATGCCTCGTCCGCCGCCGGTGACGAGGGCGTGGGAGGAACGCGGCAGTCCGGACATGCGTGGCCTCCCCGAGTGCATTCATCGACGTCGCGAGCATATATTTTAAACTTAAAGCTGTTGCAAGAAAGGCAGGAATTGTTGGTGCCCCGGCTACCGGCTCTTGCGCAGCGTCGCCGAGGGGCTTTCGCCGAATTTGGCGCGGTAGACATGGGCCATGCGACCGGGATGGCTGAAGCCGAGATCGAAGGCTATATCAATCACGCGCTCGCCCGGCCGGGCCTTCGACAGCCGCGCGTTTAGCTGTTCCAGACGGATATCCTGCAGCACGCCGGATATCGACTCGCCGAAATGACGCTTGAAGCCGAGCTGCAGCGACCGGACACCGATGCCGGACAGCCGCGCCAGTTTTTCCAGATCGAGCGGCTCGGCCGCATGCGCCTCGAGCGCGGCCCGCGCCCGCCTGTACGCCGCGGGCAGCGCGTCGCAATGCCGCGCCGATCGATTGATTGCCGCACTAAGATTATTGGGCTGGCCGGTGAGAAGCAGTCCGACCATGGACTCGCGCAGGGTCGCCAACGCGGCCGGCGACTGATGCGACCCGCCGTGCTCGGCAAGATCGACCAGATATTCGAGATGGAATTGCAGGGCGCGGCCAAAAGGCGTGTCGAGGTCGATCCGCGGGTCGAACTCCACCGGGTCGGCCGGCCGTTCCGCCAGCGCCGCCGCCCGGCTTTCGATCCGGTGCCGGTCCACCAGCAGGATCAGTTGCGCACAATCATCGTGCCAGATCATCCGGGTCGGCAGCGTCGGCGACAACAACGACGCAACCCGG
This genomic window contains:
- a CDS encoding enoyl-CoA hydratase family protein; its protein translation is MNTPANPVTLPLSQYSPRHFLLDVVDGVATVTLNRPERKNPLTFESYRELTDFFRACAMDDEIKTVVVTGAGGNFSSGGDVFEIIGPLVKMDTKGLTAFTRMTGDLVKAMRACPQPIVAAVEGICAGAGAIVAMASDLRLAATGAKVAFLFNKVGLAGCDMGACAILPRIIGQSRASELLYTGRFMTAEEGERWGFFSRIVAPDQVLAQAQSLAKEITAGPTFANTMTKRMLAMEWAMSVEEAIEAEAVAQALCMTTADFARAFEAFSNKAKPVFQGN
- a CDS encoding AraC family transcriptional regulator, with translation MGAAVSGIDRASAGARLAAFSRVRTADVDEAAESIGRIFCPHALDPLRHSWPDFHALHNSAAFDGFSVNYVAYGGSVSIDPGCLDRFFLLQLPIHGRAQIRTGGRDIESGPGRVASLLSPTLPTRMIWHDDCAQLILLVDRHRIESRAAALAERPADPVEFDPRIDLDTPFGRALQFHLEYLVDLAEHGGSHQSPAALATLRESMVGLLLTGQPNNLSAAINRSARHCDALPAAYRRARAALEAHAAEPLDLEKLARLSGIGVRSLQLGFKRHFGESISGVLQDIRLEQLNARLSKARPGERVIDIAFDLGFSHPGRMAHVYRAKFGESPSATLRKSR
- a CDS encoding SDR family NAD(P)-dependent oxidoreductase; the protein is MSGLPRSSHALVTGGGRGIGRAIASALVRAGATVTVLGRNRATLDEAVAAGDAHFAGVADVADQAAVNAAIAEAASRQPIDILIANAGVAESAPFAKSDAALFRRMMDVDFMGVVHAVQAVLPGMKDRPYGRIVAIASTAGLRGYAYASAYSAAKHAVVGLTRSLALELASTRVTVNAVCPGFTDTDLLAGSIDNIMKKTGRSHEQAVADLSRHNPQGRIVAPAEVADTVLWLCGEGASAITGQAIAVAGGEV
- a CDS encoding bifunctional salicylyl-CoA 5-hydroxylase/oxidoreductase; the protein is MKIAIIGGGPAGLYSAILLKKQRPEAEITVYERNRADDTFGFGVVFSDATLDNFEKYDAPSYRRITEQFAYWDDIAVHFRGTVHRVGGNGFCGCSRRTLLLILQERARELGVAQLFEADIEDEARFADADLVVLADGINSRFRDKYIEHFQPEIDLRSNKFAWMGSTRPLDAFTFIFQETEWGPFIAHAYQYEMGHSTWIFETDPETFKRAGLEGLDERQSADRMAEIFDWFLDGHQLLINRSMWRNFPMIRSKRWVKDNMVLLGDAKATAHFSIGSGTKLAMEDAIALADAMHRAPTLEAALEEYETGRREEVEKTQHAADVSLVWFEHVDRFWDFDPVQFAFGVMTRAKAITYDNLTLRAPDFVSEVDKAFAKQVQAKGFNVDLRKPLAPMFQPLRLREMTLANRAVVSPMCMYSAKEGVPGDFHLVHYGSRAIGGAGLIFTEMTCVGRDARITPGCAGLWNDEQEAAWRRIVDFVHANSAAKIVLQLGHAGRKGATKLMWDGMDRPLEEGGWDVISASPIPYFPDSQVPREMDRAAMDAVKAAFVQAALRGEACGFDMLELHCAHGYLLASFISPLTNNRTDAYGGSLANRLRFPLEVFEALRAAWPAHKPMSVRISATDWAEGGITGDDAVAIARAFAEAGVDLVDVSTGQTVRDAQPIYGRMFQTPFSDQVRNEARVATMCVGNITTADQVNTILAAGRADLVALGRPHLVDPAFTLKAAAWYGADGVFCPPQYQPGKEQIFRNSVRDRQDFEDLKTKAKPKTRAELKAEATKPLAAE